One segment of Opitutaceae bacterium DNA contains the following:
- the ruvX gene encoding Holliday junction resolvase RuvX produces MRCLGIDYGSRRVGLSYGDEIGVATPLPAIVEQDERERWKRLLEIIRQRRVTDLVIGWPLNMDDTIGPKAREMEVIAARLRSDTGLPVHLVDERLTSHEAEESIPKQRRRDLRASGIVDSRAATIILQDFLDQHQPLPPPLE; encoded by the coding sequence ATGCGTTGTCTGGGCATCGACTACGGCTCCAGGCGGGTGGGGCTCAGTTATGGCGATGAAATCGGTGTGGCCACGCCGCTCCCCGCCATCGTGGAGCAGGATGAGCGCGAGCGCTGGAAACGCCTGCTGGAGATCATCCGCCAGCGCCGCGTGACTGACCTCGTCATTGGCTGGCCGTTGAACATGGATGACACGATCGGGCCCAAGGCCCGCGAAATGGAGGTGATTGCAGCAAGACTCCGAAGCGATACCGGGCTGCCCGTTCATCTGGTTGACGAACGGCTGACGTCGCACGAGGCGGAGGAGAGCATTCCGAAACAACGCCGGCGCGACCTCCGGGCAAGCGGCATCGTCGATTCACGGGCGGCAACAATCATCCTGCAGGACTTTCTCGACCAGCATCAGCCCCTGCCGCCGCCCTTGGAGTAA
- the truA gene encoding tRNA pseudouridine(38-40) synthase TruA, with amino-acid sequence MSKAHPEKPDSVRWMAICAYDGSDFAGWQSQPGGRSVQDVIEARLGRIAELPVRIHGSGRTDAGVHAKAQVFHFDLRWRHGAQRLLAAMRVGLPPSLQICSVREKRPDFHARFDVVRKRYEYRIFLGNPDPFIRRFVWGLDRPEPLDFNAMHAAVRHLRGRHDFAAFSALNGSDRDDTVRRLDRLEIHRKGRNLRIVAEADGFLYKMVRTLVGALVAVGTGKATPGRIRQMLVDGLRPPEVETAPPQGLCLMKVWYPLSAKGPGKRP; translated from the coding sequence ATGTCGAAGGCTCACCCAGAAAAACCGGATTCCGTGCGCTGGATGGCGATATGCGCGTATGATGGTTCCGATTTTGCGGGATGGCAGAGCCAGCCGGGAGGAAGATCCGTGCAGGATGTGATTGAAGCGCGCCTGGGACGGATAGCGGAACTGCCTGTGCGCATCCATGGCAGCGGGCGGACCGATGCGGGTGTGCATGCGAAGGCTCAGGTCTTTCATTTCGATCTGCGCTGGCGGCATGGGGCGCAACGCCTGCTGGCGGCGATGCGGGTCGGGCTGCCACCATCACTGCAGATTTGCAGCGTGCGCGAAAAGCGGCCGGATTTCCATGCCCGGTTCGACGTGGTTCGGAAGCGCTATGAATACCGGATTTTTCTTGGCAATCCGGATCCCTTCATCCGCCGGTTTGTCTGGGGGCTGGACCGCCCGGAGCCCCTTGATTTCAACGCCATGCACGCGGCTGTGCGCCACCTGCGGGGACGCCACGACTTTGCCGCTTTCTCCGCATTGAACGGAAGCGATCGGGACGACACTGTCAGGCGGCTCGATCGCTTAGAGATTCATCGCAAGGGCCGCAATCTGCGCATCGTGGCCGAGGCGGATGGATTTCTCTACAAGATGGTGAGAACGCTTGTCGGTGCGCTTGTCGCGGTCGGCACCGGAAAGGCAACACCCGGGCGAATCCGCCAGATGCTTGTCGACGGGCTGCGCCCTCCGGAAGTGGAGACAGCGCCCCCACAGGGCCTCTGCCTCATGAAGGTTTGGTATCCGCTGTCGGCGAAAGGACCTGGCAAACGACCGTGA
- a CDS encoding ComF family protein, protein MFPPLCVGCGGLVEGNPPFRHVCRACIPGIVRVSPPHCTVCGHPFFGEVEGDRVCPHCVELTPRFRSGLTAVLLRGPARAMIIELKYHHGLHVLHEIEMIVRQSPHLLSHLRDAVLVPVPLHPRKERERGYNQSLLLAEVFARAAGGETRVDSLLQRVTDTMTQTAFDRRSRRENLKNAFALAPRSSILPNQHYILVDDVFTTGSTLNSCASVLRDAGVVKLDVATFGHG, encoded by the coding sequence ATGTTTCCGCCGCTTTGCGTTGGGTGTGGAGGATTGGTTGAGGGCAACCCGCCGTTTCGCCATGTCTGTCGAGCATGCATCCCTGGGATTGTCAGAGTGAGCCCCCCCCATTGTACGGTGTGCGGGCACCCGTTTTTTGGGGAGGTGGAGGGGGATCGCGTGTGTCCGCATTGCGTGGAGCTCACGCCCCGGTTTCGATCCGGACTCACGGCGGTTCTTTTGCGGGGACCCGCGCGGGCGATGATCATCGAGCTCAAGTACCATCACGGACTTCATGTGCTGCATGAAATCGAAATGATCGTGCGTCAGTCGCCTCACCTCCTGAGCCATCTGCGTGACGCCGTCCTCGTTCCGGTGCCTTTGCATCCGCGCAAGGAACGCGAACGTGGCTACAATCAGAGCCTGCTGCTGGCGGAGGTGTTTGCACGCGCGGCTGGGGGCGAAACGCGTGTGGATTCTCTGCTGCAACGCGTCACGGATACCATGACGCAAACGGCATTCGATAGACGCAGTCGGCGGGAGAACCTGAAAAATGCCTTTGCACTGGCTCCGCGGTCCAGCATTCTGCCGAACCAGCATTACATCCTTGTCGATGACGTCTTTACCACGGGTTCCACTCTCAACAGCTGCGCAAGCGTGCTTCGCGATGCGGGGGTTGTGAAGCTCGACGTAGCGACGTTTGGTCACGGTTAG
- a CDS encoding acetyl-CoA carboxylase carboxyltransferase subunit beta yields the protein MALFSKPKYSTVVVKKKDIPKGLWTKCPISGEIVFNKELEANLMVVPKSGYHFPIGARQRIASLLDPGSFEEADAALRSADPLGFVDSQPYPERIKKYERESGLNEAVVCGTGNIEEIPVSVAVMDFRFCGGAMGSAVGEKITRAIEVALKKRIPCIIFSASGGARMQEGIFSLMQMAKTSAALGRLAEARLPYVSVLTHPTMGGVTASFATLGDLNIAEPGALIGFAGARVIKETTKQTLPPGFQSAEFLLKHGLIDQIVGRLEMRSHLRDVLTALFLKRRAPGAAKA from the coding sequence ATGGCGCTTTTCAGCAAGCCGAAGTATTCCACCGTTGTTGTCAAAAAGAAGGACATCCCAAAGGGGTTGTGGACGAAGTGTCCGATTTCCGGGGAGATTGTTTTCAACAAGGAGCTGGAAGCCAACCTGATGGTGGTGCCGAAGAGCGGGTACCATTTCCCCATTGGGGCCCGGCAGCGGATCGCATCCCTGCTCGATCCCGGGAGTTTTGAGGAAGCGGATGCGGCCCTTCGATCGGCAGACCCCCTTGGCTTTGTCGATTCCCAGCCCTATCCGGAGCGAATCAAGAAGTACGAGCGTGAAAGCGGTTTGAATGAGGCGGTGGTTTGCGGAACGGGAAACATCGAGGAGATACCCGTTTCAGTGGCGGTGATGGATTTTCGCTTCTGTGGTGGCGCGATGGGGTCGGCGGTGGGCGAAAAGATCACGCGGGCCATTGAGGTTGCTCTCAAGAAAAGGATACCCTGCATCATTTTCAGCGCCTCGGGCGGCGCGCGCATGCAGGAGGGAATTTTTTCGTTGATGCAGATGGCAAAAACGAGCGCGGCGCTGGGTCGCCTGGCGGAGGCGAGGCTGCCCTACGTTTCCGTGCTCACACATCCCACCATGGGAGGTGTCACGGCCAGCTTTGCGACATTGGGAGATCTCAATATAGCCGAACCCGGGGCGTTGATCGGTTTTGCCGGTGCGCGAGTCATCAAGGAAACCACGAAACAAACGCTTCCGCCGGGATTCCAAAGCGCGGAGTTTCTTCTGAAGCATGGATTGATTGACCAGATTGTCGGACGACTTGAAATGCGCAGCCATCTGCGCGACGTGCTGACGGCGCTGTTTCTGAAGCGCCGCGCACCCGGTGCGGCCAAGGCCTGA
- a CDS encoding bifunctional folylpolyglutamate synthase/dihydrofolate synthase, with protein MSGVMPFTDYESVQDYLFSLKARGVKFGIDRMRLLVAELGHPELVVPTIHITGTNGKGSTAAMLDSIFRREGWKVGLYTSPHLVRLGERVQVNRRILSEEEITAFTNELRPVAERLAHGAPEDHASFFEFMTAMAFLQFKRKRCDLSIVEVGLGGRLDATNVVDPLVSIVTSISLDHCEMLGETVARIAAEKAGIIKPGKPVVMGRVPPEAERVIREVAAAQRCAVHSVRDEFGEDLARYPSTNLEGDYQRWNAATATLAARILAPAWELSSQLIDEGLHQVVWPGRWQRVTLGGRTLILDASHNPEGAEVLRSNLAALHRETGRKPVFITGVLGAARAAPLLHTIADYASEINLVAPHQARATPVEELEKLIPPEYAGTVKRASLEALFPQGRRCTAGGPDDIVVVTGSIYLLGEIFALIAPEMGAGEGRLQDF; from the coding sequence ATGTCCGGAGTCATGCCGTTCACCGACTATGAGTCGGTTCAGGACTATCTCTTTTCGCTGAAGGCGCGCGGAGTGAAGTTCGGCATCGACCGGATGAGGCTGCTGGTCGCGGAGCTGGGGCATCCCGAGCTTGTCGTGCCGACGATACACATCACGGGCACGAATGGGAAGGGGTCGACGGCGGCGATGCTGGACTCGATTTTTCGGAGGGAGGGATGGAAAGTGGGGCTCTACACTTCGCCGCACCTCGTTCGACTGGGAGAGCGCGTGCAGGTGAACCGTCGCATCCTTTCCGAGGAGGAAATAACGGCGTTCACGAACGAACTTCGGCCCGTGGCGGAGCGGCTGGCGCATGGTGCGCCGGAGGATCATGCGAGCTTCTTTGAGTTCATGACGGCCATGGCATTTCTTCAGTTCAAGAGGAAGCGTTGTGATCTCAGCATCGTGGAGGTTGGACTTGGCGGGCGGCTCGATGCCACGAATGTGGTTGATCCGTTGGTTTCAATCGTGACCTCCATCAGCCTCGACCACTGCGAAATGCTGGGGGAAACGGTGGCGCGGATCGCCGCTGAGAAGGCGGGGATCATCAAACCCGGCAAGCCTGTCGTCATGGGCAGGGTTCCCCCGGAGGCGGAAAGGGTGATTCGCGAGGTGGCCGCGGCCCAGCGGTGTGCGGTTCATTCCGTGCGCGACGAGTTTGGCGAGGATCTTGCGCGGTATCCGTCCACCAATCTGGAGGGAGACTACCAGCGGTGGAATGCGGCGACCGCGACCCTGGCGGCGCGCATCCTGGCGCCTGCATGGGAGCTCAGCAGCCAGCTCATTGACGAGGGACTGCACCAGGTTGTCTGGCCTGGGCGCTGGCAGCGGGTGACGCTTGGTGGACGCACCCTGATCCTCGACGCCTCGCACAACCCCGAGGGAGCTGAAGTTTTGCGTTCCAACCTTGCGGCGCTCCATCGCGAGACCGGACGGAAGCCTGTCTTCATAACCGGGGTCCTTGGAGCCGCGCGGGCGGCGCCACTCCTCCACACGATCGCAGATTATGCGAGTGAGATCAACCTGGTCGCGCCGCATCAGGCCAGGGCGACACCTGTCGAGGAGTTGGAGAAACTCATACCGCCGGAGTATGCCGGCACGGTGAAGCGCGCATCCCTCGAAGCGCTCTTTCCTCAAGGCAGGCGATGCACGGCGGGAGGACCGGATGACATTGTCGTAGTCACCGGATCCATTTACCTGCTTGGGGAGATCTTCGCGCTGATCGCGCCGGAAATGGGTGCCGGCGAAGGCCGACTCCAGGACTTCTAA